The Oncorhynchus nerka isolate Pitt River unplaced genomic scaffold, Oner_Uvic_2.0 unplaced_scaffold_1065, whole genome shotgun sequence nucleotide sequence AGAGCCAGGCGGCTGAGTGACCGCTGGCGGCGGCGAGGGCGTAGGCGTAGGATGTAGCGGAGGAGCTTGATGTGGCAGCGCCGCCCTGGCCGACCCCCGGGTGCCCGTTGGGCGGCAGGTACTGGTCAAACTCGTTGACGTCGAAGGGCTCGATGTTGGCCATCACGTCGTGGCTGATCTCGCCGATGTCCATGGTGCAGAAGTCGATGTGGGGTTTCCCGCCCGCTGATGAATGGCCCCCGGAGGCCCCCTCTGCTCCTACCCCCAGGCCTCCTCCACGGGAGGACCCTGAGCCACCTCcgccctccctcttcccctccgtCATCTTTCCAGACTGGAgctctgtctttggggtggtggGGGGTGTTGGCGGGCTGTGACCCTGACCTGGAAGGAAAAGCAATAGAAGTGAACCATTTGGAATGGTAGTTCTGTTTCCTTCTTGTTCTCTCAGGTTACAGAAGGCCGTGTGGTTCCAGGTGGCCTATTGTTTGCCGTAGCTTGTTGAAGTAGGACTTACTCATAGTATTGGGTAAATTCATTAACCAATAAAGCTGAACTCACCTGcagggggtggtgatgatggtggtggaggTCGGCCATGGGGGACCCAGCCCCTGTACTGTGCACATCCAGGTGGAGGGCCTTGTAATGGGACTGGGCGTGGCTGCCctccccctctgctccctcccctccctcaccattGGTCCCCAGCTTGCCGTTCTTGCGTCTGCGGGGCTGGTACTTGTACTCTGGGTAGTCCTTCTTATGTTGTTTCCGCAGTCGCTCCGCCTCCTCAATGAAAGGCCTCTTGTCACTCTCATTCAGGAGCCTGTGGGACAAAACATGGTCATggcagggcagcaggtagcctagtggttaagagggtTGGTCCAGTAACTGAGAAGTCACTTGTTTGAATCCCAATGCTGACTAGGTGAataatctgtcaatgtgccctttaCCAAGGCATTTAAAGGCAtctagttgctctggataagtgtTTCTGCTAGTTAACTTTAATGGTTATATAATATAGTGCCTTTAATTTCAGAAACATATTTTTAAAATACGGGAAGGAAATGTATCTGAAGTAAGTAGGACTTTATGCATGAGTCATGCTCCAATTGCACACAAACGCCAACAAGGCCTACAGGTAGCCTGTAGATTATACATTTCCACGTAGGCCTATTAATTTCAATGCCCACCTCCAAAGTTTGCCGAGTGTCTTGCTGAGCTCCGCGTTGTGCAGGTGAGGGTACTGGTCCGCCAGTTTACGGCGCGCGGCCTGCGCCCACACCATGAAGGCGTTCATCGGCCTCTTCACGTGCGGCTTGCTCTTGTTCCCGTTGTTTACGCGCACGGGCATGGGCACGAGCGTCCAGTCGTATCCGTCCAGCACCTGGCTGACCGCCTCGCGGATGCCGATGGGGAACCGGTCCATATCCACCTCTGACTTGGGTACTAGTCCACCGTCCTCTCCGCCGCCATCTGCGCCAGAAAGCCCAGTCAGTTGCTGCGACGGACCGATGAGCGGGGAGTCCCGGCCGCCGGTGGCCCCGGAGTGTGCCGGTGACAGAGAGTGACCATCATCTGAGCCCCCGGGACTCAACTCTGCCTCGGATAGACTGTGCTCCTCTCCAGACATTTTAATGTATAGGCTATTATCGATTGGCAACAAAAAATATCCTTGCAGGAAAATTTGGTAAATTTGTTCAGAGAATGCAAAACTTTAAGCTACAGCTGAGAGATGTGCTCCGGACTCGCTCCTTTATATGGAATTATTCCTATATGCCACGCGTAAACCCATAGCCTACTCGTGCGTAATCGAATGTACCCAAATCCTGTCCTTTGCACTTCCCATTCACTTCCACCGATGTCgcctgaaattaataatatagaATAGAACAACATTAGGCAATTAACAAATTTTACATTGGGCAATGAGGTCAGACCCATTTGATAACTTTTTCACATGTTTTTTTATAGACCTAAGCAGAGACTGTAGCCGGTGGGAACAGACGTCAATTCGACGTCTATTCCCAGTGGAATATGGCCCATTACAATGGTAGGCCTAGAAATGACCGTTAGCTCTGAGACGAACAGAAATACATTCATACAATGTTTTCTTGTTGACAGTTATGTTAGGCCACAAAATATAACGAATGATAGGTTAATATATGTCCACTGGAACCAATTTCTAGGCTACATAATAAGAGGACCAACTTCTTCTTCACCGGTTCTTGTCATTTTATATCAGTCCATATGCCATTACAGGCTAATCATAGGAGGGTTTGCTTCACCCAAGATGCTCTGTTTTccaaagaaacaaggttcatgaagaAAACTGAACATTAAAAACTGACATCATAAATGTTTTAGTACTTATCTTTAAATAATTCTGGGAATTTGTATGTTACTGTTTTAATCCTGTTTTAAGGCTAAAGCTGGAAAAGCCCGTAAAATTCAGCCCAACATCATCTTGGGAATTTAAAAAACCTCTTAGCTAATAAGATTTTGGATATTTCTGAAATTCCACCCAAAAGCGTAAACAAATCTATTTTATGTTCATATGGAAAATAAAGTTACAAAACTTACCAATGCAGAGTTTAGGAGGTCGCCCGTTCAACACGGGAGTTCGTGCGTTCCCCTGTCCACCAGTGTGACGCTCGCCCTGTCCCCTGCCCCCTCGTTTGGTTTGCCCTTCAATGAATGGCCGCTCTGTATCGCGCACCGGAGCTTAAAGAGCGCCGTtgtgagaaggaaagagagaaaaaaaagtgatTGAAAGTGGAAAACATTCTGAGAGGCAGCATTCCAACACTGAGTCGACGCCACCCTCTTGCGCACACGCCGGACGCCTATTGGTCATTTAATATTCTCCGGCTTTCTTACTGGACGACGGGGTTACTGTTATTGCCTGTCCGTCCGTCACCACTAATATTTCCAATGAAAGGAGGTGAGATTTTACATCAGAGTGGCTTAAGTGACTTTACACTGGCTCTATTTAGGAACCAAATAAGGGCCGCTTTGTTTGATGTGTTGACATGTTATAttgaataaataaacaaacaatcATGATAATACATTTGTGGTCAAAGTACACTACATTTCACGAAAAATCTCCAAGGGATTCAAATACATAACGTCGTTATATTCATTATAACGTCATTATACAGTTGGTGAGGCCCTATTTGATTCAGTGAATATGTTACTTATATCTAGGTCATCGTTAACCACAGGAAATTAATAATGAAATAATTAGGTCTATGGCCTAAAAATAATTAAAAGTACTACTTAATaatttttttggggtatctgtaccttactttactatttatatttttttacaacttttacttttactacattctaaagaaaataatgtactttttactccatacatttccctgaAACCCAAAAGTACTCTTCACATTTCGAATggttagcaggacaggaacatggtccaattcacacacttatcaagagaacatccctggtcatcccatactgcctctgatctggaggactcgcgaaacagagaacatccctggtcatccctactgcctctgatctggaggactcactaaacagagaacatccctggtcatcccatactgcctctgatctggaggactcgcgaaacagagaacatccctggtcatccctactgcctctgatctggaggactcactaaacagagaacatccctggtcatcccatactgcctctgatctggaggactcacgaaacagagaacatccctggtcatcccatactgcctctggaggactcactaaacagagaacatccctggtcatcccatactgcctctggaggact carries:
- the LOC135570178 gene encoding transcription factor SOX-10-like is translated as MSGEEHSLSEAELSPGGSDDGHSLSPAHSGATGGRDSPLIGPSQQLTGLSGADGGGEDGGLVPKSEVDMDRFPIGIREAVSQVLDGYDWTLVPMPVRVNNGNKSKPHVKRPMNAFMVWAQAARRKLADQYPHLHNAELSKTLGKLWRLLNESDKRPFIEEAERLRKQHKKDYPEYKYQPRRRKNGKLGTNGEGGEGAEGEGSHAQSHYKALHLDVHSTGAGSPMADLHHHHHHPLQVKGNRTTIPNGSLLLLFLPGQGHSPPTPPTTPKTELQSGKMTEGKREGGGGSGSSRGGGLGVGAEGASGGHSSAGGKPHIDFCTMDIGEISHDVMANIEPFDVNEFDQYLPPNGHPGVGQGGAATSSSSATSYAYALAAASGHSAAWLSKQHQHQQPSPSASDATKAQIKSESGAGSHYAETSSSSSGTHVTYTPLSLPHYGSAFPSLPSRAQFEYGEHQAPGPYYAHSSQAPGLYSAFSYMGPSQRPLYTTITDPSSVAQSHSPTHWEQPVYTTLSRP